In the Deinococcus budaensis genome, one interval contains:
- a CDS encoding MraY family glycosyltransferase — protein sequence MESLKALSAQIGIADLFGRGFFSVLLTFLTAWVFTWRFIPRVRAFAIKVGWADLPNERRLNREPLPNAGGLAIFAGFLLSVVVAWALRPIVIEQVNIQVLAILLGASVLVLTGFIDDQFGLSPVFRLLVQALSAVLLVVNGLTVDFNSLPFLPVLPDAVNGPLSVGLTILWVVGLTNAVNLMDGVDGVVGGVGFVVSMVLLVTAAQFTDRAAAVVLLAGLAGAALGYLRHNFNPSRIIMGDAGAYLFGYTLAAVSLLGTLKFSAGASLLVPLLVMALPILDTTQVVIGRLRRGIRNPLGHPDKTHIHHRVLARTSSARRTAVILWGIALGCGVVGMLAQGVGLLAIVATVLAVLLCLWFVAYRRVLAHDREGTGTAPTSTPGPGGPL from the coding sequence ATGGAGTCCCTCAAGGCGCTCTCGGCGCAAATCGGTATCGCGGACCTGTTCGGGCGCGGCTTTTTCAGCGTGCTGCTGACCTTTCTGACTGCCTGGGTCTTTACCTGGCGCTTTATTCCCCGGGTGCGCGCCTTTGCCATCAAGGTGGGGTGGGCGGACCTGCCCAACGAGCGGCGGCTCAACCGCGAGCCGCTGCCCAACGCGGGCGGGCTGGCGATCTTCGCGGGCTTCCTCCTGAGCGTGGTCGTGGCCTGGGCGCTGCGGCCCATCGTGATCGAGCAGGTCAATATCCAGGTGCTGGCAATTTTGCTGGGCGCCTCGGTGCTGGTGCTGACCGGCTTTATCGACGACCAGTTCGGCCTCTCGCCCGTGTTCCGGCTGCTGGTGCAGGCGCTCTCGGCGGTGCTGCTGGTCGTCAACGGGCTGACGGTGGATTTCAACAGCCTGCCCTTCCTGCCGGTCTTGCCCGACGCGGTCAACGGTCCCCTCAGCGTGGGCCTGACCATTCTGTGGGTGGTCGGCCTGACGAACGCGGTCAACCTGATGGACGGGGTGGACGGCGTGGTGGGCGGCGTGGGCTTCGTGGTGAGCATGGTCCTCTTGGTCACGGCGGCGCAGTTCACGGACCGGGCGGCGGCGGTCGTGCTGCTGGCCGGGCTGGCGGGCGCCGCGCTGGGCTACTTGCGGCACAACTTCAACCCCAGCCGCATCATCATGGGGGACGCGGGCGCCTACCTGTTCGGGTACACGCTGGCCGCCGTGAGCCTGCTGGGCACCCTGAAGTTCAGCGCCGGCGCCAGTCTGCTGGTCCCGCTGCTGGTGATGGCGCTGCCCATTCTGGACACCACCCAGGTCGTGATCGGGCGGCTGCGGCGCGGCATCCGCAATCCCCTCGGACACCCCGACAAGACCCACATCCACCACCGGGTCCTGGCGCGCACCTCCAGCGCGCGGCGCACCGCCGTGATCCTGTGGGGCATCGCGCTGGGCTGCGGCGTGGTCGGCATGCTGGCGCAGGGGGTGGGCCTGCTCGCCATCGTGGCGACGGTGCTCGCCGTGCTGCTGTGCCTGTGGTTCGTGGCCTACCGCCGCGTTCTCGCCCACGACCGCGAGGGCACCGGAACGGCCCCCACGTCCACGCCTGGCCCCGGCGGCCCGCTCTGA
- the upp gene encoding uracil phosphoribosyltransferase, with amino-acid sequence MLTAVTHPLIQHKLSLMRDVKTGVKEFRELAAEVSMLLAYEATRDLEVTPTRLQTPIEEGDFPMLSGKKLALVAILRAGLVMTDAIVNLVPAAKVGHIGLYRDPGTLQPVAYYNKLPADIAERRVFLTDPMLATGGSASAAIQFLKEAGAQSIKLMCILAAPEGIAVVERDHPDVEIVVAAVDERLNDHGYIVPGLGDAGDRIYGTK; translated from the coding sequence ATGCTCACGGCCGTGACCCATCCCCTGATCCAGCACAAACTCTCCCTGATGCGCGACGTGAAAACCGGCGTCAAGGAGTTCCGCGAACTCGCCGCCGAGGTCTCCATGCTGCTCGCCTACGAGGCGACGCGCGACCTGGAGGTGACGCCCACCCGGCTTCAGACGCCCATCGAGGAGGGCGACTTCCCGATGCTCAGCGGCAAGAAGCTCGCGCTGGTCGCCATCCTGCGCGCCGGGCTGGTGATGACCGACGCCATCGTGAACCTGGTGCCCGCCGCCAAGGTGGGGCACATCGGGCTGTACCGCGACCCCGGGACCTTGCAGCCCGTCGCCTACTACAACAAACTCCCCGCCGACATCGCCGAGCGCCGCGTCTTTCTGACCGACCCCATGCTCGCCACCGGCGGCAGCGCGAGCGCCGCGATCCAGTTTCTCAAGGAGGCGGGTGCCCAGAGCATCAAGCTGATGTGCATCCTGGCCGCCCCCGAGGGCATCGCGGTGGTCGAGCGCGACCATCCGGACGTGGAGATCGTGGTCGCCGCCGTGGACGAGCGCCTCAACGACCACGGCTACATCGTGCCGGGGCTGGGGGACGCCGGGGACCGCATCTACGGGACGAAGTAG